The genomic region AGTTCATCGACCCTGAAGACCAGCAGAGCCCCGAGGATCAGATCAGGTCCACAGAGACTCCACATCACAAACCTGACAGCCAGCCGCAGACGAGCCGACAGCAGAGATTAAAACAAACTGCACTTCAGCCTCCAGATCAGCAGAAAGGTAAGAAGTGATTCATGTTCTCAGACTGTGTGGTCTCGTGTTAGAGGGTTCAGACCGATGTGGTCTCATGTCGGAGGGTTCAGACCGATGTGGTCTCATGTCGGAGGGTTCAGACTGATGTGGTCTCATGTCAGAGGGTTCAGACCGATGTGGTCTCATGTCGGAGGGTTCAGACTGATGTGGTCTCATGTCAGAGGGTTCAGACCGATGTGGTCTCATGTCGGAGGgttcagactgatgtggactcatGTCGGAGGGTTCAGACCGATGTGGTCTCATGTCGGAGGGTTCAGACTGATGTGGTCTCATGTCGGAGGGTTCAGACCGATGTGGACTCATGTCGGAGGgttcagactgatgtggactcatGTCGGAGGGTTCAGACTGATGTGGTCTCATGTCGGAGGGTTCAGACTGATGTGGTCTCATGTCAGAGGGTTCAGAGCGATGTGGTCTCACGTCGGAGGGTTCAGAGCGATGTGGTCTCACGTCGGAGGGTTCAGACCGATGTGGTCTCACGTCGGAGGGTTCAGACCGATGTGGTCTCACGTCGGAGGGTTCAGACCGATGTGGTCTCACGTCGGAGGGTTCAGACCGATGTGGTCTCACGTCGGAGGGTTCAGACCGATGTGGTCTCACGTTGGAGGGTTCAGACCGATGTGGTCTCACGTCGGAGGGTTCAGACCGATGTGGTCTCACGTTGGAGGGTTCAGACCGATGTGGTCTCGTGTCGGAGGGTTCAGACCGGATCGTCTGTTCAGTGACGACATGAATCAGTTCTCAGTCTCATGTTTCGTTTGTTTGTTCTTCATCTTCAGCAGACAAGTTTTCACTGAACATGTTTCAGGTTTCACATTTAAATCAGTTCTATTTGAGGATGAGCACATGTGactgaaacaggaagtagttttatgttgaaaggaTCCTCAGGAGGTCCGTGACGGCTGATCCAACACTGAAAATAATCCTCCTGTGTGTGAACGATAAAGCTTCAGTCAGCAGCTGCTCAACAAAACCACTGaactttttaaatatgaaaCGATATGAAGGAAGGAGACGACCCGAACCGACCCGACCTGACCCGACTCGACCCGCCTCACATGGAGCCAGAAGTTCTGTGACAGGACAAAGTCTTCAGGAACAACCAAGAAACAGGAACACACCAATTGGACCGAGATTATTGAAAGTCTTCATCAGACTGTGGAGGTTCCTCAGGGTTCTGTTCTTGGTCTTCTTCCCATCTGGGGTTCTAAGACAGAGGACCAAGACCAGAACCCCGAGGAACCCCAACAGAACTAACTGACACCGTCGTCTGATTGATTATCTTCATCTGCAAACACACGGAACATGTGTGCTGGTCTTGTTGACATCCTGctgtgtgtccaggtgtttcAGGTGCTCCAGGTGTTCCAGGTGCTCCAGGTGTTCCAGGTGCTCCTGGTGTTCCAGGTGCTCCAGGTGTTCCAGGTGCTCCAGGTGTTCCAGGTGTTCCAGGTGTTCCAGGTGTTCCAGGTGTTCCAGGTGTTCCAGGTGCTCCAGGTGTTCCAGGTGTTCCAGGTGCTCCAGGTGTTCCAGGTGTGTGTGGGGACATTCAGCATCATGGCAGTGGCTCTGCAGGTTGTGGGTCTGGTTCTGGGCGTGGTGTCCTGGTGTCTGCAGTCCAGCTGTACCTCCTCTCAGGTGTGGAAGGTGAGGAGTCAGGTGGAGTCGATCTCCAGCAGTCAGTGGCAGTATGAAGGTCTGTGGATGAGCTGCGCTGCGACCTCGCTGGGATCCATTCAGTGCAGCAAGTTCAAGACGGTCCTGGGTCTGCCGGGTGAGGAACCACTGGGTCTGACTCAGTTATGTCTTGTACCTGTTGAGGTTCTGTAACCGGAGTCGTGTTCAGAACCACTGTGTTTACGTCCTGCTGCGTGTGTTGTGATGTTCAGTCCACCTGCAGGTCTGCAGGGCTCTGATGATCCTGTCCCTGCTGGTCGGTCTGGCCTCCATCATCGTCTCTATTCTGGGACTGAAGTGCACCAAGATCGGCAGAACCTCAGAATATGCCAAAGAGCAGATCGCCCTGGCCGGTGGGATCCAGTTCATCCTGTCCGGTACGAGCCGATCCGTCTGCAGCAGGTTTTGGATGAACGACAGTTTGTTGATCAGAAGTCTTGTTTCCTCTTCAGGCCTCTTCACGCTGATCGCCGTCTCCTGGTACGCCGGCCGGGTCATCCAGGACTTCTACGACCCGCTTAACGGACGAGTCAGGTCAGTCACACACTCCTCcacagtgatgtgtgtgtgtgtgtgtgtgtgtgtgtgagacttcCTGCcctaacagtgtgtgtgttggtgcagGTTCGAGCTGGGTACTGGTCTGTATCTGGGCTGGGCCTCCTCCTGTCTGGCGGTCCTGGGAGGGTCGATGCTGTGCTGCTCCTGCAGGAGGACTCCCCCCGCCCCCCCTGCAGGGTAaacctccaccttctcctctctTGTGTCATGTGGATGAAGAGTTTCTGCTGATTATCATCACAaactttgtgtttctctgcaggcaGTTTTCATACAACTTCACCAAAACCAGTCGAGGTCCGCAGATCTACCGGGCCGCTCCGGCCTCCGACGGCAGCAGCTCCAAAGCTTACGTCtgatcacttcctgtctgatggAGGCGGTGGGCGGAGCCTGACGACATCATTCATTTACATCACGTTGGATTataagacttttattttctgaatgTAAAATTTAATGTAGTTTTTTATCTGaaggagttttattttgaagggccCTAAATCTTTTGTATTACTGATGTAAAAGTCTAACAGATACAACAATAAAAGCATTCTGAGGTCCATGTTGTTGACACATGTGAATAAATCACGACTGAATCTTTCATGTGTTTCCATCTCTGCTGCACAACAACAGGTCTGAGATCAGCTTCACTCAGAGCTGTTCTGTTGTCTCTGCTCCACCAAGATGTTCTGACGCCTTCAGTCTTTTATTTTAGGAAACAAAGAATTATTTCACACCCAGTTAAATAGCttcattatacatatatatataatatatctgtGGAGCTGCTGACTCGTCTCTTAACAGAACAGCGTGTTGATTATCacatgaattaaattaaataattaacgTACATTTATTGATCTTCTGGTTTCAGGAACAAGAAGCGAGCAGGAACTCGGTGAGAAAACATCtttaatgacagaaaaaatacaattatgatGAAAATGGACGATGAAATAACTTCAAATAATCAGTTCAGTGTAATAATGAAGTTATTAATAATATTCATTAAGTATAATAATATTCATTGGATCATTTACATGCTGTCACAGTGTGTTGATGTGATGAAACTCTGCGGTTCAGCTTCGTGTCAGCAGAGGGCGACAGATCATCATCAGCACGGTGTGACGGACTGATCCCagatcagaggagcaggacAGAAACCCTGAGAAGTCAACTACGACTCCCAGGGTGCATCTCACCAACGGTCCTCCAATCACAGAGCTTCAGGTTCTGTCACTGAGGCTGCAGACGAGCAGCCCCCACATGTACCGTAActcagtaaccatggtgacaGGGAGGGCCTCTCAGTGTACGGAGGCTGCAGAGGGACAAAATCAGTGAACACAAAAGAAATTAACAAGActgatgataaaaaataaatcagcaacTTAAagcaagaaaataataataataataataataataataatgacatcattggggaataaataaatatggattGTAAGTAAAagatataaatatttataataaactataattatatataaacactgaaatcaataaatgttaaactgcaaataactgtaaaataaataaatataggaAAGAATAAAATCATATGAATgctttaaattacatttttttgccaaaataattcaaagaaacaaataaataatataaattaattgatatttcaaaatgtagaaaaatatAGAGATAGATACATGttgcaataaataaataaagaggcAAATAATTTCATATCTAAATGGAAACAAACTaatattgtttaatttattcttttatttctaCATATAATCTTTATTGATCAGGTTGATTATGTTTTTATCTGacttaaaatgtaacatgtgaAATACTTGTGATAAAAATACTTCAGTAAATATGAAATGATTGATTTATTTCCAGCTACGAGTGTAAATGAAGACGTGACTGCAGGACAGGAAGTGACTCTAACGACTGCACAGAGACTAAAACATCAGAGATATTAATGATTCATTTATCGTCTGAACGTTAACGTTTCActcacagttcatgtttcaTGACAGGAAGCAGCTGCAGGATTCGTCCCGTCTGATCTGGAGTCAGTCTGCAGACCCTGAACATCCATCATCACCTTTAATGGAGGAAACTGAAGCAGGCGTCGTCCAGAGAGACGCGAGCGGCTTCGCAGCCAGCAGGGAAATATCAGAATAAAATAACACGTGAAAAATCTGTCGCTGGCTCAAGTTGAGCCGCAGAGAGGAACTAAAGCAAACTGAGTCTGTACGAGGTGAAGACACAGCCGGAGGTAAAGGCAACTACAGCTGTTAGTCATGGATTTATATAcggttaaaggaacagttcacccaaacagAACAATCCAGTCGTCATCTGTTCCTCCATCCTGCAGCGAACAACCACAAACAGATCAGATGAGTCAGTACAGCCGCATCATATCCTGAGACATGACAGCTGTTGTTCTGAGGGACTCACTGGTTCATCCGTGTttgggttctggttctggtcagggttctggttctggttagGTTGGAGGCAGGCTTGCAAAGTGAATTAGATCTGAGATGAACTTTGACAAAGTTTTGGTGCCTAGTTTAGGAGCATGTTTCAGGACATGTCGAGGTGATTGGGACATGTTTGTATTCGCACTTTTTCTAATCTTGGGGAAGGGTTAGGGTTCTGGTTCGGTTCAGGTAAGGGTTCTGATTCGGTTGGGGTAAGGGTTCTGGTTCGGTTGGGGTAAGGGTTCTGGTTCGGTTGGGGTAAGGGTTCTGGTTCGGGTTGGTCCGGAGCAGCAGGGGTGACTGAGCAAAGACAGCAAACCACTAAACTCCACCAGGGGGCgctgctgcagcagtgacaGCAAAGTGACCATTCATTAAGACCagggtgtggtgtgtgtgtgtgtgtgtgtgtgtgtgtgtgtgtgtgtgtgagtgtgtgagtgtgtgtgtgtgtgagtgtgtgtgtgtgtgtgagtgtgtgtgtgtgtgtgtgtgtgtgtgtgtgtgtgtgtgtgtgtgctgggggTCGGCAgcggggggaggaagaggaaaagatgaccatttcctgctgcagctagaaaataaaacaaacaggaaacaaggaGCAGAACTCCCAGAGCTCAACCAGGAGCCGGAGTGAGAcagaaccagcagcaggagaaccaggagaggagacggaggaaCGGTAGAACCCCACAGAACCCAGGAGAACATctgacagagcagaggaggacagaacCTGCAGCGGATCTTCACATCAGGACGGAGCAGGAGAACCGTCTGCAGGAACATCAGCGGCTTATTACTTTACAGACAAACAgtagaaccagaaccagaaccgcaGCTCACTGTGGAGTACCAtcaacctgcaacacacacacacacacacacacacacacacacacacacactgtggcagAGATGTCACAGTCCTGAGGAGACGGTGGATGATCACCTTCATTCTacacaaacagaagaaacaggTAAGAGCTGCTTatttaacctgtgtgtgtgtgtgtgtgtgtgtgtgagtgtgtgtgtgtgtgtgtgtgtgtgtgtgtgtgtgtgtgtgtgtgtgtgtgagttcagGGAGCAGAACTCCTGCAGGTCCAACAGCTGATCGTGGCTCCAGGCTCAGTCTTCAGATGTGATCATGTACATATTTATTGTCACCAGGACGTGAGGTTCTGAGGTTCTCAGGTTCTGAGGTTCTGAGGTTCTCAGGTTCTCAGGTCCTCAGGTTCTGAGGTTCTGAGGTTCTCAGGTTCTCAGGTTCTGAGGTTCTGAGGTTCTGAGGTTCTCAGGTTCTGAGGTCCTCAGGTTCTGAGGTCCTCAGGTTCTGAGGTTCTGAGGTTCTGAGGTTCTGGACTTGACATTTGCTCGTTGATTCGTTCATCTTCTTCTTTAGTTTGTTTGGTTGTAAAACTTTTCTTCACagcttcatgttgttttgttttgttgagctgtgacatcatcacagtgtCTCTGAGAGCGATGATGCGTCtgcagaacaggaagtgatcTGTGATGGAGGGACACCGTGTTGATCTCTGTCCACATGTCTGTTGGATCAGACACAGCCGGTCCAGCGCCGAGGttctgtcctccacactggacCTCTGACAGTCCAGCAGAAGTCAGTGAACTCACAGAGGATGGTCCGTCATGAAAACATGAGAATCTGACGATCACAGGAAACATGAGGTCCATTTCCTTCAGACGTGATCTTAAACTCATGTTGGTGACAGAACTTCTACAGACTCCACCCGTCCGGCACCAGGCCCGTTAAAACGTCTCCAAGCTGCTCAAACATcactgagggaggaggtgaaggtggatgTTGATGGagctaggctaacagtttcCCCCTGCctctagtctttatgctaagctaagctaaacaggCTCTCTCTGTACTGAacaagaagtgtgtgtgtgtgtgtgtgtgtgtgtgtgtgtgtgtgtgtgtgtgtgtgtgcacgtgtgtgtgtgtgtgtgtgtgtgtttcagtccgAACCTTCATTTTCTGTTGAGTTGCTGTGAGGTGAGGAGccccagtgcatgctgggaggaAGTCATTATGATGTAAGTCACAGAGCTCACTTCCTGTTCAGGACGACACCGTCCGGCATGTTTACTATATTTTACTTCCAGGAAGTGATGAGCTGtctcacagactgctgctgtctgtctgacgCAGAGTCCAAACACTCACAGGTCCACATGCAGCCGGCGCCGCGCTGTCTGGACCGTACAACACGTGAGTCACACAGAAGTCTGACTGTAAAGTTCTCTGAcaagttactttttaatggcAGTAATCTCGTAACGtaataagttactttttaaagtaatctcGTAACGtaataagttactttttaaaagctCCGTTTCCAACGCTGGCTACGACAGGCGACCGGACGCCACCgacaaaaacatgtcagtgaTTATTTATTGAACTTATTGATCGACctttgagttgtgttttttatttatttatttatgttgtttgtttcggatatgtcaattcataaacatcacatttcatcattgttcaaataatacaacacacatggccgaaagggaaaagcgggagaagccaaagcttatcaagtcccgcccccatgttcacatttaaatcaaattatcaGACTGAAGAGCATCAttttacataaaacaaacacaaacaaacaaataaacaaacaaacacaaacaaacaaacataaacaaataaacaaacaaacacaaacaaacaaataaacaaacaaaaatacctTTTAATCTCCATCCTAAATCTTTATTGTCGTCTTATTAAATCAGTGATGATCGTCAGCAGGTCCGCGTGAGGTTTGTCCACATGGAGTTGCCGTACCTGGCTGTCCAAGATGGTGGACGTAGTCGTGCAGGTGATTCTGACATCAGGTAGTGACCACGGGGCCGAACGCCACCTGATGAACCTGCAGACACGACTGAGGGCGCAAAAACACCACAACAgtgattttattgtattttttatgtaacatttgttaGAATCAGTAAAAACTGAGACAGTGAAGCTGTTTTACATCAGAAAGAATCAAAGAAGGAAACTGAAAGT from Sparus aurata chromosome 2, fSpaAur1.1, whole genome shotgun sequence harbors:
- the LOC115570034 gene encoding claudin-1-like, whose protein sequence is MAVALQVVGLVLGVVSWCLQSSCTSSQVWKVRSQVESISSSQWQYEGLWMSCAATSLGSIQCSKFKTVLGLPVHLQVCRALMILSLLVGLASIIVSILGLKCTKIGRTSEYAKEQIALAGGIQFILSGLFTLIAVSWYAGRVIQDFYDPLNGRVRFELGTGLYLGWASSCLAVLGGSMLCCSCRRTPPAPPAGQFSYNFTKTSRGPQIYRAAPASDGSSSKAYV